A window of Equus przewalskii isolate Varuska chromosome 6, EquPr2, whole genome shotgun sequence genomic DNA:
atCTACTAGGCCAAGGTTAGGAATTATATTGGAAAAGACTTACCCCCCGTTTTATTGCGATATAATTGACATCCAGCACTGTATAAGTTAAAGGTGtgcagcataatgacttgacttacacaTGTTGTGCAATGCTTACCACAATGTCTAGttcacatccattatctcatatggagacagaaaaagaaggaaattggggTTTTTTCttatgagaacttttaggatttaccctcttaacaactttcaaatatagcACACAGCAGTGTTAAGTAGAGTCATCATGTTGGACATTTCGTCCCTTGTACTTACTCATCTTATAGATgatttgaccaccttcatccaattccctCACAACCTActccccacctctggtaaccacaaatctgttctttttctatgagtttttcttttgagatttttttttgttttgagatccacatataagtgaagtgaggtcattcaatatttttctttctctctctgacttatttcacttagcatgatgccctcaaggtccatccatgttgtcacatatgacatgatttcattctttcctatggctggataatattctattatatatcatattctattatatatcatgaatataaatatatatatatatatatatatatatatatacacatagacacacatatatatgccactttttttcatctattcatctattgatggacatttaggctgtttttgagtcttggttattataaataatgctgctatgaaaatggaaataaagatatctcttcaacatagtgattttgtttccttcagacaTACTcccacaagtggaattgctggatcatatggtagatctgttttttttttattgtggtcataatagcttataacattgtggaatttcagttgtacgatattatttgtcaatcaccatataagtgtgcccctttgccccttgtgcccaccccccaacccccttcctcctggtaaccactaaactgttctctttgtctgtaagtttatcttccacaaatgaatgaaatcatacggtctttctctgtctgatttatttcgctTAACACAATATCCTCAAGATCCACCGTGTGAATTGTTTGAGGAACCTCgtattattttccatagtagGTGTACCAATTTGCAATCCATCAACAGTACATAAGAGTTTCcttcaaaagactttttttttattaatgttatgatagattacaactttgtgagatttcagttgtacatttttgttagtcatgttgtgggtacaccacttccccctttgtgccctccccccacccccccttatccctggtaaccaccgatcagatctccttgtcaatatattaacttccacctgtgagtggagtcatatagagttcgtctttctctgtctggcttatttcatttaacataataccctcgaggtccatccatgctgctgcaaatgggccaattttgtcttttttatggctgagtagtattccattgtgtatatataccatatcttctttatccaatcatcagtttctgggcatgtagggtggttccacgtcttggctattgtaaataatgctgcgatgaacataggggtgcaagggactcttgggatttctgatttcaggttcttaggatagatacccagtaatgggatggctgggtcatagggtatttctattttgaactttttgagaaatctccatactgttttccatactggctgtaccagtttgcattcccaccaacagtgtatgagggttcctttttctccacaacctctccaacatttgtcgctcttggttttggatgtttttgccaatctaacgggtgtaaggtgatatcttagtgtagttttgatttgcatttccctgatgattagcgatgatgagcatcttttcatgtgtctattggccatattcatatcttcttttgagaaatgtctgttcatgtcctctgcccattttttgatcgggttgtttgtttttttgttgttaagccgtgtgagttctttgtatattatggagattaaccctttgtcgaataagtggcttgtaaatattttttcccaattagtgagctgttttttttgtttcaatcctgttttcccttgccttaaagaagctctttagtctgatgaagtcccatttgtttactctttctattgtttccctcaactgaggagttatagtgttggaaaagattcttttgaaactgatgtcaaagagtgtactgcctatattctcttccagaagacttattgtttcaggcctaatctttaggtctttgatccattttgagtttattttggtgtgtggtgaaaaagaatggtcaattttcaatcttttgcatgtggctgtccagttttcccagcaccatttgttgaagagactttcttttctccattgtaggccctctgctcccttgtcgaagattagctgtccatagatgtgtggttttatctctgggctttcaattctgttccattgatctgtggacctgtttttggaccagtaccatgctgttttgatcactgtagctttgtagtatgttttgaaatcagggattgtgattccgccggctttgtttttcttgctcaggattgctttagcaattcgcggtcttttgttgccccatatgaattttaggattctttgttcaatttctgtgaagaatgttcttgggattctgattgggatagcattgaatctgtatattgctttaggtagtatggacattttaactatgtttattcttccaatccatgtgcatggaatgtctttccatctctttatgttgtcgtcaatttctttcaagaaagtcttgtagttttcattgtatagacccttcacttccttggttaagtttatcccaaggtattttattcttttctttgcgattgtgaatggggttgagttcttgagttctttttctgttagttcattgttagtgtatagaaatgctactgatttatgtatgttgattttataccctgctactttgctgtagttgttgattatttctaatactttttctatggattctttggggttttctatatataagatcatgtcgtctgtaaacagcgagagttttacttcttcattacctatttggattccttttctttctttttcctgcccaattgctctggccaacacctccagtactatgttgaataggagtggtgaaagtgggcacccttgtcttgttcctgtcctcagagggatggctttcagtttttgtccgttgagtatgatgttggctgtgggtttgtcatagatggcctttattatgttgagctactttccttctatacccattttattgagggttttcataaatgggtgttggatcttgtcgaatgctttctctgcatctattgagatgatcatgtgctttttgtttttcattttgttgatgtactgtatcacgttgattgacttacggatattgaaccatccctgtgtccctggtataaatcccacttgatcatggtgtataatctttttgatgtattgctgtattcggtttgccaaaattttgttgaggatttttgcatctatgttcatcagtgatatcagcctgtagttctccttctttgtgttgtccttgtcagatttggggatcagagtgattttggcttcatagaatggGTTAGGGaatactccatcttcctcaattttctggaatagcttgagaagaataggtattacctcttctttgaatgtttggtagaattctccagagaagccgtctggtcctggactcttatttttggggaggttttttattaccatttccatgtccttacttgtgattggcctattcagattctccattacttcctgattcagtttgggaaggttgtaggagtctaggaatttgtccatttcttccaggttgttcaatttgttggcatatagtttttcatagtattctcttatgatcccttgtatttcattggtatctgttgtgatttctcctctctcattcctaattttatttatttgtgatttctctcttcttttcttggtgagtctggctaagggtttgtcgattttgttaatttttttgaagaaccaactctttgtttcattgatcctttctattgtcttttttgtttcaatatcatttatttctgctcttatttttattatttccctccttctactgactctgggctttgtttgttcttcttcttctagttctgttaggtgtcgtttgaggttgcttatgtgagctttttcttgtttagtgaggtgagcctgtattgtgatgaatttccctcttaggactgcttttgctgcatcccaaatgatttggtatgtcatgttctcattttcatttgtctccagataatatttgatttcttctttaatttcttcaaagatccattgtttgttcagaagcgtgttgtttagtctcctcatttttgcacctttctctgcttttttcttgtagttgatttctagtttcatagcattatgatcagaaaagatgcttgatattatttcaactctcttgtatttattgatgcttgctttgtttcccagaatatggtcaatccttgagaatgttccatgtgcacttgagaagaatgtgtaacctgctgtttttggatgaagtgttgtatatatatctattaaatccatctggtctaagttttcatttaattctattatttccctgttgattttctgtctggatgttctgtccattggtgttaatggtgtgttgaggtcccctactattattgtattgttgttgatgtcttcttttagttctattaagagtagctttataaattttggtgctcctgtgttgggtgcgtatatatttataagtgttatgtcttcttggtggagggtcccttttatcattatatactgtccctctttgtctttctttatctgttttgctttgaagtctaccttgtctgatattagtatagtgacacctgctttcttttgttcattattagcttggagtattgttctccatcccttcactctgagtctgtgtttgtctttggggctgaggtgtgtttcctggaggcagcatattgttgggtcttgttctttgatccatcctgccactctgtgtcttttgattggggagttcaatccatttacatttagagtgattattgagatgtgggggcctaccactaccattttatgtcttgttttccagttttcttcaatttcctttgtttctcgtcccatggtttaatctgttctgatgaagagctgctactctctgttgttgtccttctacttatctcctctgctcttggttttgtagccccttaccttttttgatttttcaggaatgagggttttcctgaggatttcctgaagaggaggttttgtggcaatgaactcccttaatttttgtttatctgggaaagtttttatttctccatcgtatttgaaggatattttcactgggcagagaattctcggctgcaggtttttgtccttcagatttttcaatatatcattccactctcttctagcctgtaaagtttctgctgagaaatctgctgatagcctgatgcgggttcctttgtaggttagtttcttctgcctggctgtccttagtattttctccttgtcattgacttttgctagcttcactactatatgccgtggggttggtcttcttgcattgataaagtttggagatctattggcttctgtcacctgaagatccatctctctcaccagctttgcgaagttctcagccattatttctttgaataggctttctgcccctttctccttctcttctccctctggtatacctataatccttacgttgcatctcctaattgtgtctcataattctcggagagtttcttcatttctttttagtcttacttctctctcctcctctgcctgcagcatttctatattgccatcttccaaattgctaattctttcctccatattatcggccctactgttcagtgcatctagatttttcttaatctcctctattgtgttcttcatttccagtatttctgtttggttcttctttattgtatcaaaatcgtttgtgacatagctcctgaactcattgagttgtctatctgaattctctcttaactcattgagtattttaatgatggctgttttgaagtcatcatcatttaggttatatatctcattttctttgggattgttttctgtgtatttgttattttccttctgttctggagatttaatgtatttttccatattgcttgatgttgtagatttgtgcctctgcatagagatcgagtttagttgctccttccacttgtttctgctggtgtggtgggggaacagctgtttAAACTGCACCAATCAGCTACCCTATCTGCAGTTGCTAACtaggcctgggcccctcctcgtagtcacagtggtactttggattccctcttctgctgtgggggctgtcacaggggggcttcaggctgctggtgcctactgttgtagcccacctagatgtgctccttccttggggtctgcaatggtgttatgggcttttccagcggccaggggtaggatcacttatatttgccactctgtcactgttggcacccacaaaatctcacttgtccactatgggtcgcagcagagctattggcatcttctacagtctgtggttagctcacctagctatgctacttttgtcccagggtcttccagccttgtggctgccggatgggtgctctctactagtgctgtgcagaggctttccctgaggctgctgtgagcctgtagggttccccctaggctacggagctgggtcactggaactccacccagccccagtcctgttccccaggaacttggggagccctttgccctgtctgggggatagccggagatcctgatttcagtggtagctggtcagctgctgccctgcctgatattctccactccgggaccctcctggtgttgtggatgctgggcgtggcccctccgctaatagcagacagagagttttgtctgctgcctgggcggaaccctggagcttcccctctgggctgcagagccggcctctggggctccccccagccccagtgctCTCAGAGATCTCCAGAAATCCCTAGCCCCACcaggcgggcaatggcagctgggggtcacctcgccctctgggattctctccgggactttcctggagttgtgaatgctgggcgtggccccttcgctaatggcagacagagagttttgtctgctgcccaggcggaactctggagcttcccctggGGGAGCGGAGCCGGCCtttggagcttcacccagccccagtcctctctgagatctctggcaatccctttccccaccgtgcaggcagtggcagccggggggccgccgtaccctcagtgattctctctgggaccctccgggtgccatgaacactaggcgggatctccccgccaacagcggggcgagactctccccgcaggttcaggtgtgtaactctagagtttccctctgcgtttaggagtaattacGGGAgttttaggtagggttctggtcacctgtttccactgtcactcctctggtgtgtgctcactcctgccctaggtgtgtgttgatcttctgggggcgtccattggaagaaagctgcttgcaggtactaggctgttcggtcggggtcggagagttttcacctatctccacatcctcccggagggaagtccatccgccttccgatgtatagtcgcgtgggtctctcagacatcctgagatgctgtctggatatcctttgtttgatgagtgtccaaataattgtagactcgaagggggagagacaaagaggactactcatggtgccatcttggatcctccctcctccttcaaaAGACTTTTAAAGACAACTCACACGTGTGCAAGCTCATATTTCCATGGAGGAGAGATGTAAGAAAACCAAAGAAGGATGCAAACCTAAAAGATAAccagcacattaacaaaaaggCTCTCTGGTTATGAATATTTGACTTTAATTTAGAATCCAGACAATGTAGTTCTATCAATTCTAAAGTCTAGCAGTATTCCAAATGAAGGAAATTTCTGGCACagtatctgaaaataaataagactGCTTCTAAGTTTCCTTTAaatagcaggatttttttttcttaaaaggcgatgaatatttcttattcaatatatttctttaaaagaataggCTGTATTTTATGATGTTCCTGGATTTGCTATGTCTAAATATCTTTACTCCTGTAATATTCTTCAAGTGAGTGTCTCTAAAGTATGTGTGTATAGAAAGAGATGAATAACACAAAAACCAATGAGGAAAGAGTTCTAAGAAAATTGCATCTGAGACactgagaaatattttgaaggcaCTGGTGTGTATGACCTCACAAGTGAATTGCTTGAATCCAAAATATGAACACAGTACTGGGTGTccacttgtttccttttttctaaccCTCTCTTATTTTTCAAAGGTGTCCAAGCTACATAGAACCACAGAATTTTACACGTGTCTCAGAATTCTTCCTCATGGGACTCTCAGATGATCCAGAACAGCAGCCTGTGCTCTTTGCTCTGTTCCTATCCATGTACCTGGCCACCATGTTGGGGAACCTGCTCATCATCCTGGCGGTCAGctctgactcccacctccacacccccatgtacttcttcctctccagcctgtCCATAGCTGACATCAGtttcaccaccaccacaatcccCAAGATGATGGTGGACATCCACACTCACAGCAGAGTCATCTCCTATGAGGGCTGCCTGACTCAGATGTCTGTTTTTACTCTTTTCGGATGTTTGGACAGTGTACTCCTGGCTGTGATGGCCTACGACAGGTTTGTGGCCATCTGTCAACCCCTGCACTACCCAGTTATCATGAACTCACGCCTCTGTGGCATGTTGGTTTTGGTGTcttttttcacttgctttttGGACTCCCAGCTGCACAGTTTGGTGGTGTCACAGCTTAGGTTCTTCATGGATGTGGAAATCCCTCATTTTTTCTGTGACCCTTCTCAGTTATTCAACCTTGCCTGTTCTGATACTTCCACCAATAAcatattaatcttttttattgGTGCTATCTTTGGTGGTGTTCCACTTACAGGGATCATTTTCTCTTATACTCGAATTGTTTCCACCACTCTGAGAGTCTCATCACCAGGTGGGAAGTACAAAGCCTTCTCAACCTGTGGCTCTCACCTGTCAGTGGTTTGCTTATTTTATGGTACAGCCCTTGGGGTCTACCTCAGTTCTGCTGTTTCACATTCTCCCAGGAAGAGTGCTGTGGCCTCAGTGATGTACACTGTGGTcacccccatgctgaaccccttcatctatAGTCTGAGGAACAGAGACATAAAGAAAGCCATGCAGAGGCTCCTCAGAAGAACAGTCTAATCTCAATACCTGTGCCATCTTTTTCAGTGTGGGTTGGTAATTCAAGTAAAACCAAACATCTGGAATTTGAAAACCTGCCCATTTGCTTACATAATTTTGTATGTATTGTGCCTTTCAATATTGGCAATCTTTCATATCTGAATATTGCTTCATTTGGTACATCTATAATGAGATTGAGGTAGTGTTATGGGATCCTATCTTCATTATAATCAGTGCATGATTGAATCATATTACAGCTCTAGagtcttctttatttctcatccttCTCCCAGGCGTCCTGGAGAAatgtataacattttcttttaaataattgcaATTCCCagccctttaaaaaatgtatttctgttgTTCATGCAACTTTTGTATCTTTCAGATCTGATCATGCCTTTTATGTATGAGAATACATGTTACTGGTCCTCAAATTTGGCTTCATGTAGGGGTCACCtggagatctttaaaaatattgatgactGCTTCTCACCACAGATTATAATTGAATTGGACTGAGGTGTAGCCTTAGCATGAGGATTTGAAAATCATGCCAGTTGGTTCTCTTGTATAACCAAGGTTATGAACTACTGATCTAATCATTTGTTTTGTTCAAAAATGACTAGTATATTTGGATCATCTACTGCTCATGAGAAGATGCTGAAGTTCTTAAAGTCCCCCTAGCTCACAAGAGGGATGATATGAAAAATTTCACCCTCACAACAAGCACTGTGACTTTTCCTACCATTCCTGATATTTCTTTATGTATCTTCTCCTTCTATACCATACAACTACTCATCTGTGCTGGCTAATAAGATATTGTCACCTTGCTCCAAACACACCCTTCTATACTTTACTTCAGCAAAGCACAGCTATTTCCTTTCACTAGTAACAGTATCTTTAGGACTTCAATTTGAAGCTATTCTTCCCTGTCTCTTGTCCTGACAAATCTGTCTTTGGGCTCTTATCTGTGTCCACTCTACGGGTATCCATCTTTCCTTTAGAGATGGTGCACAGTTTCTGAGGCAGTGATCTGGGGCTCTCTGAAAACCTGCCTACTAACTAGTTTAGTTTCCTTGGCCAGTTGCAACTAAGCTCAATCATCTACCAACTTCACTGATCAGGAACTTTGTTATTGGAGAATTGAATGCGCTTTACAGTCAATGAAACTCTAGCGGCCAGCGAGGAAAGATACTTTccactaaaaatgaataaattggggGGTTGATTCCTTGGTTTTTATGAACTGAAATGAGACAGTTTGGGCCTGATCTACTCTAGATCAATGATTAGGCTGTGTCTGCATTTCTGAAAACCTAAGAAATGAGCAAAAGCACTTGGAATTTGCCAAGGTAAATATGATGGTgaattttgtgtgtcaatttgGCTGGGCCATGGCCTAGATTTGGTCAAACAACATTCTGGATGTTTTTATGAAAGTGTTTTCAGGCTAGGATTATCATTTAGATCAGTGGCCTTTGGGTAAAGGAGATGACTCTCTATAATGTGGGTGGGACTTCTCCactcagttgaaggccttaagagaacaaagactgacctcctgGAGGAAGAAAAAATCCTGCCAGAAGACTGCCTTTGGCCTTGAACAGCAACTCTTCCCTGAATCTTCAACCTGCTGGCCTACTATGCAAAATTTGGGCTTACCAAGCCTCCACGATCATacaagcaagttacttaaaataaatctctgtgtAAATATATACGTATCCAGTTGATTATTTTTATCTGGAGAACGTGACTACTAAAACAATGTTgccttttgattttatattttccccaGGGTTCatccttgttttttcctttttaaacttcaACAATTATAATGACTGATACTAATTGATTAACACTATGTATGAGGGGGGAGCCTCAACAGAGGTATGCCAAATAGGGCCACAGTAACTATCTAGGAGTGATGCTACTATCCTTGATATGGGAGAAACATCACATGTACTAGAGAGGATATGGAATTTTAAGACAAAACTCCACCTAGATCGCAGCAAAAATTTGAGACCTGTAGCAATTCAGTGCACTTCAGATACCTCATCAGTGAAAAGGTACctatgaatgggagaaaatatttgcaaatcatatgccTGATAATTGGTTAATTTCTGAGATATATAAGGGACTCCTATAACTCAATGGTAAAAAAGCTAATAACGTGATTAAAAAATAGTTGAAGGACTTCAAtaaacagttctccaaagaagacatataaatagccaacaggtatatgaagagatgctcaagatcactattcaccagagaaatgcaaatcaaaaccacagtgaggcaTCACTTCACTTTTGTCCGTCTAGCTAccatataaaaaacaaaaggcaacaagtgttggcaaggatgtggagaaattggaacccttgaaCACTGTTgatgtaaatttgaaaatgtgatagccactatggaaaaaatatGGGAgttctttagaaaattaaaaatagtactacATTATCCAGACATTCCATTTCTTGATATTTACCATGAAAAAATTGAGaccaagatctcaaagagatagtagcactcctgtgttcattgcagcactattcacaatagctaacaTATGGGAACGATCTAGGTATCCATTGAGAGATGAATGGGTTAAAAAACTGTGATATATATAATGGATTATATACGTATAATGCAATACTATTCACcctgaaaagagaaggaaaccctgccatttgcaacaaagtggatgaaccttaagggtattatgctaagtgaaatgagccaatcacagaaagacaaatactgcctgattccacttacatgatctgtctaaaatagttaaaatcaCAGACTCATAGGGTGatatggtggctgccaggggctggcaggagggggAAGTGGAGAGTTACTAATTAAAGGGCATAAATTTTCAgtcaagcaagatgaataagctctagagatctgttgtacaacattATCCTATAGTCAAAATAAT
This region includes:
- the LOC103543970 gene encoding olfactory receptor 7E178-like; this encodes MGLSDDPEQQPVLFALFLSMYLATMLGNLLIILAVSSDSHLHTPMYFFLSSLSIADISFTTTTIPKMMVDIHTHSRVISYEGCLTQMSVFTLFGCLDSVLLAVMAYDRFVAICQPLHYPVIMNSRLCGMLVLVSFFTCFLDSQLHSLVVSQLRFFMDVEIPHFFCDPSQLFNLACSDTSTNNILIFFIGAIFGGVPLTGIIFSYTRIVSTTLRVSSPGGKYKAFSTCGSHLSVVCLFYGTALGVYLSSAVSHSPRKSAVASVMYTVVTPMLNPFIYSLRNRDIKKAMQRLLRRTV